In Aptenodytes patagonicus chromosome 21, bAptPat1.pri.cur, whole genome shotgun sequence, the genomic stretch CTGAAAATCTTATGAAATCTATCATTTTTTGATGGAGATTAAGTTTGGCCATTAAATAACATGTGTGCTGCAGGGATCACTTAAAGAACCTCATTACGGAAAATAGGTGGAGATCTCTGAAGTGAATATTCAGTCAGGATTATTGGATCTGCTGCTTTACCATGAATATAACGTCAAGTGTCCCATGTTTCCTGTTCTGCAAGAAGCTATTGAATATCTCATCTAATAAGAATCTAAGATCATGCTAAATTTGATCTATAATTGTGTGGGATcctcattttcctttgatttgcCCTTTTGTGTAATTCTAACGTTTGACTGGCTCAGAATCCTGTTTACTACCAACCCCATACACCCTGCATCTTTTAATATTCTCTTTTCTATCTTTTGTAGCTTGTGGAGATCATCATATTCTGCCTGCTACTATATTTTtacaaggagaaaaatgcaaactaCATCGTAGTTATTCTTCTGCTGGTAGCTTTGCTGGGTAAGTTGATATGGACTTGTAAGATCTTCTAACTCTGGCTTATAACAGTAAACTACAGTAAACTGAGGCATCTATGGCTTATAGGGAATTATATTGACCTAATTAATGTCATAAAATGCACCAATCTACTGCAGAAGTGTTACTACAAATCAGATAAAGTTAATATCTTGCAGTGATGTTTAGGATCTTTGCAAATGACCTTTGAACAATTAAGACTTATTTCCCATAAGGACGAATAATCTGCCAAATACAGAAAGTGCAAGTTATTTATTAGGGTTCTTAATTTTAATCTCTGCATGCAAAGCATGGTACAATATCTTACCTAGTCAAGGATGCACAACACTCGATAAGGAAGGCTGATTCAGTGGATGAAAGAGTTTTTGACCTACAAGAATCTTCTTGGCTCTGGGAAGATTTGCTGTGTGGCTAAAGAAATGATAAATGCTCTGCCATGCCAGTATGTCCCTATTTAAATTGGGAGagcctctgggcatggggtcgAATGATGCTTTTGATATCCTCATAGCCTGCAGTGGGATCCTGCGGTGACTTTGGAAAGGCCAGGATTTCACTCGTAGCTTTCTCCacattaatctgtttttttttaagaaactgtgatcaattaaactttaaaaagggTGAATAATAGCAAGGCAGTGACGCAGTCTGACATGCTGTTGAATCTATGTCACAGGCCTCAATTTTTGCTATTTATGCAACTTCAGTCACTGCagtgtcttgtcttttttttttttttaactgtttgcgGCTGGATTTCAGTAACTGATGCCTCAGAGGCTGCGTGAATCATAGACAAAGCAACTATCCTAATTCTGAATGGCCCTGGCTTGTGCTTTCAAGAGAGGGAAAGGAAGTAGGCTCTTTTTGATTCTTGTTTTGAAAACCTCCTTAGCTTTTTTTAACCAAGCCAATATGGCATCAGAGATGAAAATTTTGTATCCTTCCATCATGTGATTGCACAACACTGTttagacacttaaaaaaaacccaacaaaaatcaCAAAGCTAAATGTAAACGCTCCCAGTCCTGTAGAGAAGGGAACTGTGGTACAGAAAGGTTAAGTGATTTATTGAAGGTCATTGTGGTGAAGTTGGGAATAAAACTGGCAGAGTTGGGGATAAAATACACCGTTTGCATCCTTTGTTTGCCCTGGCAAAAGGAGGGTTCAAGTTCTTGTAGATCTTGGGTTTGTTTGCAGATGCCTGTCATGTATAGAGCGAATGTACAGCGTTCGTGTCCCATTGAGCATGTATCGGCGCTTCAGCTGAGTCTTGGTAAACATTCACAGGTTCTATGACTGTTGTGACTGTGAAGGCTGTGGCAGGCATGATTGTTGTCTCGATACAAGGAAACTTACAACTCGACTACCCTATATTTTATATCATGTTGGTGTGCATGATTGCTACAGCGGTCTTTCAAGCAACGTAAGACATTCACTCTCTTTTTGTCTATAACTGTGCTGGTTTCAGTGGATCAGTAATTAGTGGGCTGTTTGTTATCCATTCCAAGAATGCTGATTAAATTTTTAGGAGAAGAATTATCCATTCTCTTCTGTGACCTGTCCTCAAATCCATGTCACGGGAGCCTGAGATAGTGGTGTTCTTTGCTTTTCCGTGTAGTGACACTGCCAAGTAGTTTTAATCCCAAATTTATACATCATTCAAGTATTTGCAAAACAATGTTAGGAATGAAATGGTGGCAAATTGAATATGGTATCTGTGCGCTGGCTAAAATCAAAGTGCAGAATTAGTGTTGTTGATTAtgtgcctatttttttttccctctgtacttGTAATAACATAAAAAGCCAGTAGCAGCAGGGATTAAAAGCTATTCGAAATGTGAGTGATATTCTGGCCCTAAGGTCAGTGGCAGTAATTTCACTGCCTTTAGTCAGTACAGCCACAGGGTGCTTACTCTTCTATCATTTATATTAATTCCaagggatgctgctgcaggtTTAGTGAGAACAAGAATAAAGTTCCTTAAATTTATGCATCACTTTTGAAAGGTGTTTCCAAAAAGGAGGAGACCTATACTAGTCCATGATAACTGCTATACAATTTGAGTATCCTTCCCAAATCAACCCCTCTTGTCTGTCATTGTATTGCAGATTTTTAGCGCAAGCCTCACAGCTGTATGACTCATCTCAGATTGCCAGCATCGGCTATATCCTGTCCACAACAGTAGCAATCACAGCAGGTAACAGCGCACAAAACAGCGTGTTGGTCCTTtctaaaagaaggggaaaagatttttggaaaataatCCTCACTTACAGATGAGGAAGGTGAATACTCAGCAAGATGACGACTTGTATTTTCTTGTCATCTCTCTTCTGCAgctggctttgtttcttttttctttccaaaaatgTGAATTATCCCATTAGACTAtgttaaaattttctgttaagtTCTGTCATTTTGTTTAAAGTGCATGGGAACTTACATTTGAGACTGTATTACTCATACCGTGCTAGCATGTAGAAGAGGGTGATGTATGCTCTTAGGGGTGCAACTTGAACACACGGCTAAAATTTCTCCCTGTGTAATTTTATCTAGATTTTTGTTAAAATGTATGTGATGCAGTGTATAAACGTATTTGCTTCCTCTGTACAAAGGTGTTAAAATTCTCTTTCTGATAGTCTTGTTTGCATTGTATCTAGAATGCAGCTGCTCACAGCTTTATaggcacttttttttctgaagtttactCCAATTTCAGCCCTTGCCCACACAGGAAAAGCTTTGTCTGCATGAACAAAGATGAGCATTTTAAACCCCTTGGGCTTCAAACCTGACGAGCAGCCTTTTTAAGGTTTTGTTCTCCTCACTTAGACGTACGAGCAAAACTGGGGAAaagaaccaaccaaacaaaaaaaccaaaaccccaacacTGGAGAAAATCCATCACTGTCAAGCAGATGCACGCTATCTGTGTAAAATAATAATGCTCTTCCAGGTATATAAGGGCAATAGCTTCCCCTGTAAATCACACACTGCCTTTTAATGCTGCTCTACAATGTCATGAGAGAGTATGGCCTACTCCTTGGCTAATGTTTACTTCCTGTCATGTTCCAAGCCATATGCTGCTCTCAGATTCATCAGCTTATTTACTTTACTTCAATTAGAAATGTAAAGAGTAGGAGCCGGAATGTGTGTCCTGTTGACATCCAGGACACCGAGGACACTTGCCATCTTACAGGTTTGAGCTGTATATACTTGTTGGGGGTCAAGAGTTTGTATCCTGTTGTAGTTAGAGAGATCCGATTTGGTTTGTCATTCAGACTTCAGAAATACAGTCTCTCTTGTGGTAACCGCTGCTGTACGGTGAGAATTTGGCTCAGGCTTTATTAGCACAGCGACATGCAATAATTCCAGCAATGTTTCCTGTACAACTCCCTACCCCAACATGGAAAGATTTGCGCTagttgctgtgctgctgtacaGATTTACTTGCATCTATATTAGTTACACAATATAATTATTCTAGTAGTGAAATTCTAAAAGATTTGTCAATAAATTGTGTTGAAGTAGAAATCAGGCcacctttttctattttaagatcataaaaaacccaaaggtgCTGACTATAAAAATAGGAATCTTTCTTACATGATTGGGTTTCTGGAGGGACTAGTAGCACTAATAGCTCAGGTAAGCTGGGAAGAAAGATGTCatcaattatttccttttaaaggagCAACTTTTTACTTGGACTTCACCGGTGAAGATGTTCTCCATATATGTATGTTTGCGCTTGGGTAAGTGTTTAAAGTTTCCTTGATAGAAAACTGGAAAGTATTTCTTCATATgactaaaattttaaaaatacgtATCTATCTATCTGTGTCTCCGTATATATTGGAGGTACACACATTCTTGGAGAGGAGGACAAACTGAAAGCACTTTCTCTGTTAGAGCAGACAATAGCCTATAGAGCTCAGTATCTTGCCTGTGTGGTGATGGATGCTCTAGAGGAATTGTGTAACACCAGGTTATGCATGATTGTACAACATTAAACACTAAATCCCTTGCTGACTCTACTGGAGATCGGCTTGGATGTTGAAGCATATGGGCTATTTTTCAAGCTACCTGCTCATGAATCTAGAAGAATTGCAGAATAACCAAAAGGAGACATCTCTAGGGAATCTATTTCAGGTTTTGCTCCGAGCCTTCACTGAACTGTGACTGGACTTCTGGAGTCCTGTTTCTTAGGGCATGGGCACTCACACAGCGCAGATATGATCAGTAAAACATGTGCTGTGTAACTCAGTGTTTACTCCTAGTACAGTGTCTTGATGTGATTAGCTCCCCATAATCAGGGGACATTCTGAAATGTCTTTCAGAttagcacaggaaaaaaacaattaggAGATTAATGTTATGAACTGCACCTTTGTCTGACAACATACTGTAAAAATCAAGATCGACAGTTGTTAATGTGTTTACCTATGGGAAACCTTTCAAAGGTCAGGCTGCTAAATCCTGGAATTTCACCAAAGAAAACCAAGTTTTGATATGCTTCCTTTCCCCTTTAGGTAGTCaagattaattaattaacatgAAAACTCTTCCCTGCCATTTGataaagaaaaggtgaaattgtTCTGATTGCTAGGTGGATTTCAATACTGTTGAAGGGGGTTATTCAGCTGAGACAGTTCCCTGTAATTCTGACTTCACAGTTCTTTCTCTTCCAGTTCTGAATTCTTTATGGTGCTACATGATAGGCACTCAGAAGAAGCAACATGCAATATTACCTCATCTCCCTCTTCCTAGTTACCTCAGTAGATCTTGTCTTCTCTCTCAGGTGCCTCATAGCATTTCTAGGTGTCTTCCTGATCacaagaaacaggaagaaatctGTACCGTTTGAACCTTACATATCAATGGATGCTATGCCAGGTAACAGTAAAAATACAGTGGTCTATCACTCTTTCTCTTTTAAGTGTTGGGCTTCACAGTGAAAGCTCAAGCTTTAGGCTCTGTTAACTATCCGGATATATCAGGTGTTGTTTTTCtagtttttccttctcctgtttgtTTGTGCCTTGCGAGGGGTACGCGCCTGTTTTGCATGGAGCAGCGAAGAGGTGACGTGCCGCTTGGATGCCACTTATTCTGGGTCCTCTGGCACCAGGGAGGATGTCAGATTTTGTCGGAACAGCCTTGTCCAGTTGGCTACTGTCTGGGAAGATGAACTAGTCTTGAGCATTTGCTTGGGACTGGGCTTGGCCTTCATCCAGCAGGAAGAACTGATTATTGGGGAAGACTGAGGTGTGTTGCAAGAGGTGGAGGCCAGGGGGAGCAGAAATTTCTAAACCCTCTTTCTGGTGAGCTGTACAAAAGATATGCAGCACTTGATAAATAACTGACTGCCACCCCTCATTCACTTGAAGCTTATTTCTCCATTAGTTGCTTTAGTGCTAAGCAGAAAAACATTATGTCTTTCATTTAACACTCCAGGAACTGATGAGCCGCATATAACGAACCCTGAGACTATATAATTTGCTGATTTAACAGACTGCAGGAAGAATGCACTTTTGTTCCTAAGCATTTAATCTCTGTCTTTGCTCTTTTCAGGCATGCAGAACATGCACGATAAAGGGATTGCAGTTCAGCCTGACCTCAAAGCTTCTTTTTCCTACGGTGCCCTAGAGAACAATGACAACATGCCGGAAATTTATACTCCAGCTACATTGCCGATCGTGCAGGAGCAACATGGTTCCAAAGGAGTTTCTGCTCCACCCTACCGGGTGCTGGAGCACAGCAAAAAGGAGTGAGTGACCTTTAAGGAACTGATTTGAATCATCAGAAGTATGACCTTTATTTATTTACCCATTAAAATATAAGCAAGTGTAAAGCCAACCTTGATATAGTTTAAAGCTCGTCTCAAACTTAACTTTCAAGGCTGATTATGAAAATAAACAACACTCTATAGTTGTGAAGTTGAAAGCATTCGTCTTAGCAAGAAGTAAATCACAGTTCTCCGTTGAAGGCTGCTGTCTGGAAGCGTGAAATGGTGAGTGCAGTATCATGGCAGTATGAAACCGATGAGATAGCGGACGCTGTGAAAATGCAGAGCTGTGGGAAGAGAAGTGACTGTGCAATTTTTAGTCCTGCTGGGAGTGGGTTTATCTCCAAACAGAAGTTTTCAGGAGTTGCTCACAGAGAGAGGAGGGCAGGATTTAATCTTTCATATATAGAGACTGTGACGGATTTCCAGAAAAGTTGTAAATCCTCATGTCTCTAGCATAACCACCAAACCACCTTAACATGGcaataaaatgtaattgttttcaAGCACGAATACTGAAACTGACTGTGTCTTTAGAGCAGCATATTTGGTTAGAGTAAGCAAGATACTTTATTCCTTCAAAACGTGAATCTTGGGCATTTCCTGCACAACTGTTCTCTTGACTAGTGTTGAACATACGCACTGAGTATGTGAATTGTTTTTATAGCACCACTGGATTGTATGGCACCTTAGAACAAAGATTATTTGCCAGTTTTCTGGTTTCATAACAGGAGCTTCAAGTTGGATTAAATGGTGCAGAGGGAACACTGTAAActacaagaagaagaagaagaagaaatgaaaacagtaacGTGACTGGTATCTGGTGGGAATTTTTTGTAGTTCTTGATGAGGTCCTAATTCTGTTAACACTTTTAGTTCCTTTCTGGTTGAGGCAGGATTTCCAACTTTGTTTAGTGGTCTTAAGTGCGTAAAGGTGTTGACATTCCTTAGTTAAAAAGCTCAGTCTAGGTGTTGTAGgctggggtgtccccccccctttttttttttcctttaaaaaaagcaaaaagagataCTGGTCTAATATTGTGAATGacctaagaagaaaaaagaagtgcgCACAGTCCAGCATTCGGGACTGTAAGAATAATGGATCATTGTGTACTCGTGATATTTATCTTTCCAGCTTCCAAGAGATGGCTAGAAGCTGATACAAAGGGAGAATAGAcacaaggggggggggaaacttgTGAAGTGAAAAGGACAAAGTACGACGTTTACTGGCATATGCAAGTTCCACTGGCACTTTGATATCATCATCTTCTCTAAAGGCAGTTGTTTTGCTGGGAAACAGAATTTTAAGTCTACTCGGTGTGTCTTGAACTGTACCCATAGTGGACTGTCTCCGTGACCTTAGAAGACTTTATTTGAAATGAATAGTGCTTGTGTTCCATGCATTTTTAAGTGGTTACTCTGATACCAAGGGATTTGGGAGGATTTTGGACTTGCACCAGTggctttttgcaattttttttttttttaaattgactcaTGGCCAGTTTCTGTTCCCACTACCAAAAATTCCCAAGAACTCCATTGACTTGTATATAGTTATTGCAGATTCTTGCTATTGTATGTGACAACAGAACTGTTCTTTTGCGTATGTTTGCTTTGCCAGCTATGAATACTAATTTAATCTGGAAATACTTGAGATTGCTTTGGCATTTTTGTGCAGCTTAGAAAAATTATAACCTTCCCCCCCTGCAAAGAGTAGATGCCTAGTGGCTGTACGTGTACCTATATATGAAGTTTCTTCACCAACTTGGCATGTCTGACAATTCAGATCTTATCAGTGGCATCCCATACACTACAGCTTATGAAACCTCAAGaaataacagcttttcttttaCCCTCAATACTTTTGTGTTGAAGTGAGATAACAATGTTAATGGGCTAATACTGCCAGAACATTAATCTTTTTGGAGTTGCAGTGACACTGATTTACTACCTTTGGCTTTGTATCCCTGGTAATCAATTGTTTGTGAATTTATGTGCAGCTTTTGTTCATTAACAATACAAAACAAAGTAGTACAGGGGAGGCTGAATGGGAAGGGCACGAGAATGCTGGCTTTCCTTATCTCTTCCCTTTTAATCAATGAGGCAGTAGCTGTTTTGACCTATTAGTTCTGAAACCACAGAAACATACTGTTTTAAAACAAGCTGTGCTAAGCCATGCGTAGCTACAAACTCTACTTTTTACATGGCGATATTCTCTGTGTTTAATTATTACAGATGTTGCTGTGGTATAAAATAATTAATCGGAAGCGCCTAAATGCTTTGCTGTTGACTTCTACTATTAGGATGGTCCTATGTGTAACAGAACGTAGTTTTCTCAGTTCTTTAGTTTTTCAGTAGTATTTAAAAACTGCAGTTGACTGGTGTGCAGACTTTGTAGCCAGTAAATGGCTGGTTAGGTTTTTCTCCTAACTGTGGGACCTGACATCATGAGAGACAGACACAGAGTGCTTTGCCGGGGGAGAGAGCTACTCTGATGCCGAGCCCCTGCTTGTACTTCTCTTTTGTGGGCTGCTCTCTGGCCTGattcagtgattttattttttttttgcagtaagcTGCCCGGAttctccacagccctgcagcctgagCACTGACTTGACTCCTGGCCTGACCTTCCTCTCTGCCAGAGAGCCCTCAGTTGTCAGCACGTGGCTGTCTTCTGCTCTGAGTGAAATTTCCTCCAGCCATAACCTGAGCTTTTGTATTATTGTGCTATTTTggcctttttctttcaaagactcTAAAGGCAAGAGTCTTGCTCTAAAGCTTTATATAACCATGTTTTATTTACACAGTCTGTGTGTGTTTAAATAACTTTTACTTAATAATGACAGTTCCCTTTACCTGCAGCGAGACTTGCTTTTGGAAACTTCCTGACAAAGGACTCCAAGGGAGGTGATGTCTGTTTCTACAGCACATAAATCACAATATTTTAGATTACTCCATTGTGCCACATCAGTAGAGCCTGAGGTGTTCCTTGGGCTGTAGGCCTCGACTCAATGCACTGATGTTGTTAAGGGTCGCATTTTTGCCAGTCTGTGTTAGCCACCGTAAGCACGGTAGTAGGACTGCCAGACTGCACCTcgctcctgcttgctgcctgtgttcaatacttgaattttaaaatgtgggggttttttgtattttatgtacTTCCccctttcttgctctttctcccaagcttccaaaatattttactttctgctcTTCAGCACAGTCTTACAGCTGCCATCTCTGTTGCTGAGAAGGCCTGAACAGGGGCTCCTAGAGGCCTGTTTAAACTGACTGTAGGACTTCTGCAGTTTCTAACAGTGGGACAGTATAGCTCAGGATTGAAATAAACTCCTTACCTCCCTTCTGATTCAGAGCTTACAAGCTGAAAACAGGAAGCTATGCGCACCCTCAAGTCTATACTTTTTACAGAATATTTGTTAGTCTGAGGTGACAATGGCCATGCCTGGGATTGCAGCAAACATTTACAGCTAAACAGCACGTGAAGATTTAAAGGAGAGGAGCCCCATGCCACATTCTGGTCCTTCTTGCAGcatgaaaaataatctgttgGTGTACAGCACGCTTTAACATGTGTATGTCCAAACTTCAGTTCATCCAGGGCTGATCCCGAGAGAGGCAGGGCACTGTAAACAACGGAGTACACTTGGATTTCCAAATGTGCGGCATTTTTCAGAATCAAGAGCTGAAAAAGTGTGCACAAAAAGCAACTGACTGCTGTCTCATTTACTAAACCAGTAGAATAGCTCCTTGACTCTCTATCTCCTAGCTGCTTTATCAAATGTGAACTGACATCTATTGCCTCCACACTGTGTGGCTTTTTCAATGCACCAGAGCACTTAAGTTCTCAGAGTATATCTTACGTGTAACTTAATGCTGTGGAACACAGCTCCTATGTTGGCTGAATGTACAAAATGATCTGCCTACAATGTTCTCTTGTTCAcattaaaatgtgtaaataaatcAAGCTTTACAGTATTGGACTATAAGGATAACTGCTTAATTTTTCATAAGCAATGTTGCATGTCTATTTAATTCTATTTGTCTTC encodes the following:
- the NIPAL3 gene encoding NIPA-like protein 3 is translated as MEGGNSPNLQLQQLPLATAAVSVQPHTDSFSYKENLIGALLAIFGHLVISIALNLQKYSHIRLAGSKDPRAYFKTKTWWCGLFLLVLGELGVFSSYAFAPLSLIVPLSAVSVIASAIIGIIFIKEKWKPKDFLRRYVLSFVGCGLAIVGTYLLITFGPNSHEKMTGENITRHLVSWPFLLYMLVEIIIFCLLLYFYKEKNANYIVVILLLVALLGSMTVVTVKAVAGMIVVSIQGNLQLDYPIFYIMLVCMIATAVFQATFLAQASQLYDSSQIASIGYILSTTVAITAGATFYLDFTGEDVLHICMFALGCLIAFLGVFLITRNRKKSVPFEPYISMDAMPGMQNMHDKGIAVQPDLKASFSYGALENNDNMPEIYTPATLPIVQEQHGSKGVSAPPYRVLEHSKKDKLPGFSTALQPEH